The following proteins are co-located in the Telopea speciosissima isolate NSW1024214 ecotype Mountain lineage chromosome 9, Tspe_v1, whole genome shotgun sequence genome:
- the LOC122638875 gene encoding uncharacterized mitochondrial protein AtMg00860-like: MEIMNRVFQDGLDKYVIVFVADILVDSKSEDEHVVHLRMVLQWLREKKLCAKYSKCEFWLSQLAFLGLVVSDEGIKVDPSKVKAVMKWEAPKNAGKIHSFLGLAGYYRCFIENFSYISAPMTQLNQKGVKSVWFEECKKSFQS, from the coding sequence ATGGAGATAATGAACCGGGTATTCCAAGATGGGCTAGACAAGTATGTGATTGTGTTTGTTGCTGACATCCTGGTTGACTCAAAATCTGAGGACGAGCATGTGGTACATCTCAGAATGGTATTGCAGTggttgagagagaagaagttgtGTGCAAAATATagcaagtgtgagttttggctctcACAACTAGCTTTCCTAGGCCTTGTGGTTTCAGATGAAGGAATCAAAGTTGATCCAAGCAAGGTAAAGGCTGTAATGAAATGGGAAGCACCAAAGAATGCGGGAAAGATCCATAGTTTTCTaggattggctggttattatCGGTGCTTTATCGAGAACTTCTCATACATATCAGCCCCCATGACCCAATTGAACCAAAAAGGAGTGAAATCTGTTTGGTTTGAGGAATGTAAGAAGAGTTTCCAGTCTTGA